One window from the genome of Leptospira johnsonii encodes:
- the rpsM gene encoding 30S ribosomal protein S13, whose translation MARIAGIDLPREKRIVVGLTYIYGIGRSTSRKLLAKAGVDEAIRVKDLTDTQEAALRKAIEESIKVEGDLRSENQLNIKRLMDIGCYRGLRHRRGLPVRGQRTRTNARTRKGVKKTVANKKKVTK comes from the coding sequence ATGGCTCGTATCGCAGGTATCGATCTTCCAAGAGAAAAAAGAATCGTTGTTGGTCTGACGTATATTTACGGAATCGGCCGATCCACTTCTCGCAAACTTCTCGCTAAGGCAGGAGTAGACGAGGCAATCAGAGTGAAGGATCTAACCGACACTCAAGAGGCTGCTCTCAGGAAAGCGATCGAAGAAAGTATCAAGGTAGAAGGTGATCTTCGTTCCGAAAATCAACTCAATATCAAAAGATTGATGGATATCGGATGTTATAGAGGCCTGCGTCACAGAAGAGGTCTTCCTGTTCGTGGTCAAAGAACCAGAACGAATGCCCGTACTCGTAAGGGTGTGAAGAAGACCGTTGCCAATAAGAAGAAGGTAACTAAGTAA
- the rpsK gene encoding 30S ribosomal protein S11, translating into MAEDKKGKKEKKVKKKEKKVVPRGKVYITASFNNTIITITDLAGNTLAWSTAGAMGFRGSKKSTPYAAQIAAGNAAEKAIDSTGLAEVDVLVSGPGIGRESAIRSLVARGLSIKMIKDVTPLPHNGCRPRKRRRV; encoded by the coding sequence ATGGCTGAAGATAAAAAAGGCAAAAAAGAGAAAAAGGTTAAGAAGAAGGAGAAAAAGGTCGTTCCTCGCGGAAAGGTCTATATCACCGCTTCTTTTAACAATACCATCATCACCATCACCGACTTGGCAGGAAACACTCTGGCATGGTCTACCGCTGGTGCTATGGGTTTCCGTGGATCCAAAAAATCTACTCCGTATGCGGCTCAGATCGCAGCGGGGAATGCTGCCGAGAAGGCGATCGATTCTACCGGTTTAGCCGAAGTAGATGTTCTGGTTTCCGGTCCAGGTATCGGACGTGAATCAGCGATCCGTTCCTTAGTCGCTAGAGGACTTTCTATTAAAATGATCAAAGACGTTACACCTTTACCGCATAACGGTTGTCGTCCCCGTAAGAGAAGAAGGGTTTAA
- a CDS encoding LIC10604 family protein: protein MKIVWIILLGLVGLIVLLVLSGYLLPKDHIASVEKDFSSSPESIYKIIRNVREYKDWRSGLKSVELESDTIWMESDSHGNTIRFGIIEERSPNYLKTKILSEDLPFGGGWEFEINPNAPNTKLKITEKGFVTNPLFRVLSKFVFGHDATMKTYLEDLSKRLESAGK from the coding sequence ATGAAAATCGTTTGGATCATCTTACTTGGCTTGGTCGGTCTTATAGTTTTGCTTGTGCTTTCTGGATATTTGCTTCCGAAAGATCATATTGCAAGTGTGGAGAAAGATTTTTCTTCTTCTCCTGAAAGTATATATAAGATCATTCGTAATGTTCGTGAGTATAAAGATTGGAGAAGCGGTCTAAAATCTGTAGAATTAGAGTCGGATACGATTTGGATGGAGTCGGATTCTCACGGAAATACTATCCGTTTTGGGATCATAGAAGAACGTTCTCCGAATTATTTGAAGACTAAAATCCTAAGCGAAGATTTACCTTTTGGCGGAGGTTGGGAATTCGAGATCAATCCGAATGCTCCGAATACTAAACTGAAAATTACTGAAAAAGGTTTCGTGACAAATCCTCTATTTAGAGTTCTTTCTAAATTTGTATTCGGTCACGATGCTACTATGAAAACATATTTGGAAGATCTTAGTAAGAGGTTAGAGTCGGCAGGGAAGTGA
- the infA gene encoding translation initiation factor IF-1, whose amino-acid sequence MAKEDAITVDGTVLEPLPNAMFRVELENGHKVLAHISGKMRMHYIRILPGDKVTVELSPYDLTKGRITYRKK is encoded by the coding sequence TTGGCGAAAGAAGATGCAATCACCGTGGACGGTACCGTTTTGGAACCTCTCCCAAACGCTATGTTCCGCGTAGAGCTGGAAAATGGTCATAAAGTCTTGGCTCATATATCCGGCAAAATGAGAATGCATTATATCAGGATCCTTCCAGGCGACAAAGTCACCGTGGAACTTTCTCCTTACGATTTGACCAAGGGTAGAATTACCTACCGCAAAAAATAG
- a CDS encoding class II aldolase/adducin family protein, which yields MEIDKAKRTVRDAGIRLLKSGLIARTWGNISQRIDENYFAITPTGRTYDDLTPEEIVQVNIHDLTHIGKIKPSYEKGLHSAAYKLRPTIGAVIHTHQLQAAVVAAARKDVPVLNPQMKKIIGGPVLCTDYSLPGTKKLIRMAINALDRSGSKAVLLANHGTLCVGKDMEDAFQVALELERVCQLFIEKEFLKVSGYKKGDRDSIRSWYLKNYGLVKTA from the coding sequence ATGGAAATAGATAAGGCCAAAAGAACCGTTCGAGATGCAGGGATCCGACTTCTTAAGTCGGGTCTGATTGCAAGAACTTGGGGAAATATCAGCCAACGTATCGATGAGAATTATTTTGCGATCACTCCTACCGGTAGAACTTATGATGATCTAACGCCGGAAGAGATCGTTCAAGTAAACATCCATGATCTAACTCATATCGGAAAGATCAAACCTTCTTATGAGAAAGGACTTCACTCAGCGGCTTACAAACTTCGCCCGACTATAGGTGCAGTAATCCATACTCACCAATTACAAGCTGCGGTGGTAGCGGCTGCGAGAAAAGATGTTCCCGTCCTAAATCCTCAGATGAAAAAGATTATCGGAGGCCCGGTGCTTTGTACTGACTATTCTCTTCCCGGAACTAAAAAACTGATCCGAATGGCTATCAATGCTTTAGATAGATCAGGAAGTAAAGCAGTACTTTTAGCAAACCACGGAACTCTTTGCGTGGGGAAAGACATGGAAGACGCTTTCCAAGTCGCACTCGAGTTAGAAAGAGTCTGCCAACTATTTATAGAGAAAGAATTCCTAAAAGTTTCCGGTTACAAAAAAGGAGACAGGGATTCTATCCGCTCTTGGTATCTCAAAAACTATGGACTGGTGAAAACGGCATGA
- a CDS encoding adenylate kinase, protein MNSIIFMGPPGAGKGTQAKILCDTLGIPQISTGDILRAAVKNGTQMGLEAKRYMDAGDLVPDSVVIGIIKDRLVEPDCKNGFLLDGFPRTVEQADALDKILNSEGLRIKRAINLEVPDDELLQRLLKRAEIEGRSDDNETTIKSRLETYNKKTLPLLDYYAAKGNLSRVNGVGNLDTVTKLIEKELA, encoded by the coding sequence ATGAATTCTATCATTTTCATGGGCCCTCCGGGTGCAGGTAAAGGTACCCAAGCAAAGATCCTTTGTGATACTTTGGGAATCCCTCAGATCTCTACAGGAGATATTCTGAGAGCTGCCGTTAAGAACGGAACCCAAATGGGATTAGAAGCAAAGAGATACATGGATGCCGGAGATCTAGTTCCGGATTCAGTAGTTATTGGTATTATCAAAGATCGTCTCGTAGAGCCTGATTGCAAAAATGGATTCTTATTGGATGGATTTCCAAGAACCGTAGAGCAAGCGGATGCTTTAGATAAGATCCTAAACTCAGAAGGTTTAAGGATCAAGAGAGCGATCAATTTAGAAGTTCCGGATGACGAACTTCTACAACGTTTATTAAAACGTGCGGAAATTGAAGGTCGCTCCGACGACAACGAAACAACGATCAAGAGTCGATTGGAAACTTATAACAAGAAGACTCTTCCGTTATTGGACTACTATGCTGCAAAAGGAAATCTCTCTCGTGTAAACGGAGTAGGTAACTTGGATACAGTCACAAAACTCATCGAGAAGGAGTTAGCTTAA
- the rpsD gene encoding 30S ribosomal protein S4: MARYRGPVVKLMRREGVNLYLKSSFTFNRDKFHKKGPPGMQPKRKPKVSEYGSQLREKQKLKRAYGLLEKQFRSLYEEASHAHGVTGEILLQLLERRLDNVVYRLGFAVTRRQARNFIAHNHILVNGEKVDIPSFRLKVGDKIEIKPKFRTSGFITQNIQLAQSLNNIPSWVSSDFIQFSGEILSLPERHHIDIPVKEQVIVELYSK; encoded by the coding sequence ATGGCAAGATATAGAGGACCTGTCGTTAAACTAATGAGGAGAGAAGGTGTTAACCTTTACCTCAAATCCAGTTTTACTTTTAATAGAGATAAGTTCCACAAAAAGGGACCTCCTGGTATGCAACCTAAAAGGAAACCAAAAGTTTCCGAGTATGGTTCTCAGCTTCGTGAAAAACAGAAGTTGAAAAGAGCTTACGGACTTTTAGAAAAACAGTTCCGTAGCCTTTACGAAGAAGCGTCTCACGCTCACGGTGTAACCGGTGAAATTCTTCTTCAACTTTTAGAAAGAAGATTAGATAACGTTGTATATCGTTTAGGTTTCGCAGTGACTAGACGTCAGGCGAGAAACTTTATCGCTCATAACCATATTCTGGTGAACGGCGAGAAAGTTGATATTCCGTCTTTCCGTTTGAAAGTAGGCGATAAGATCGAGATCAAACCTAAATTCAGAACTTCTGGTTTTATTACCCAGAATATCCAACTGGCTCAGTCTCTGAATAATATTCCTTCTTGGGTGTCTTCCGATTTCATTCAGTTCTCGGGAGAAATTCTGTCTTTACCGGAACGTCATCATATCGACATTCCAGTGAAAGAACAGGTGATCGTGGAGTTGTACTCCAAGTAA
- a CDS encoding glycosyl hydrolase family 5, with protein sequence MKRIQKYILGLGAFCIFACSAEKNISPELLGLLGNGQNPNSGSAYSILESNPNVSSTHSLEYTNNELERKILVGDKTYNGVTDKIFLDGLGREVSFRGFNISGNVKLVQHGFKPFANDSDAETAFNRLGKTTGSNMIRFTIAWEGTHPSVNTINYSYLDAIISQMKKAISKKMYILLDYHQDLYSRHLFNKNSWHTGNGAPSWIISGSSYPSEYCGIICANWSQNNLTNEAVRRGFRNFWNNASISTSSGTRYVQTEYLWQIGMTAAYIKEKLSSEEFDYIVGLDPFNEPVDGGMEGLNPAQWDNQKLWPFYRKVRETLTQNGWQNKLVFAEPLVFWNTNAGVVAPATGGGHLTTLPGEGFAFNSHFYDAGRMGTDLTGIDNATYFKYLDEIRNEARFLNIPSFLSEFGMWLKGVGAKDTPRMINAVYQAMEISDKALTIKTRFADFYNPIVSGTQWHWDYYYDKHNEYMNGNNSKLITSKDAWNNEDFSVIGNYGTNFNMDYHVIQRAYVRRIQGRAISSHYNAIGYDTWNNVFAWAAIKTVQNGAKYFGDKRFILVVWKGRNSDAPTEIYLPPHFNKNDIVLITEKRIYNKQIPGTLLQEPNEAILTDDRNRESGSGNLALIWDDLDPEEDMNESIHYALLVDGLGTTFDIQALQTLQTGLNIRIQNEKKSPIYFTGKMTYGGYPAEQ encoded by the coding sequence ATGAAGAGAATACAAAAATATATACTTGGCCTTGGTGCTTTCTGCATTTTCGCTTGCAGTGCGGAAAAAAATATATCTCCGGAACTGCTCGGCTTGCTTGGGAACGGGCAAAATCCGAATTCAGGGTCCGCATATTCCATTTTGGAATCCAATCCGAATGTATCCAGTACACATAGCCTGGAATATACAAACAATGAATTAGAGCGGAAGATCTTAGTTGGAGATAAAACTTATAACGGGGTCACTGATAAAATATTCTTAGACGGTCTAGGAAGAGAAGTATCTTTCCGTGGATTCAATATCTCCGGGAATGTAAAACTTGTTCAACATGGTTTCAAACCTTTTGCAAACGATTCGGATGCGGAGACTGCGTTTAACAGATTAGGTAAGACCACCGGTTCTAATATGATCAGATTTACAATCGCTTGGGAAGGAACTCATCCTTCGGTGAACACGATCAATTATTCCTATTTGGATGCGATCATTTCTCAAATGAAAAAGGCGATCTCCAAAAAGATGTATATCCTACTCGATTATCACCAAGATCTTTATTCCAGACATTTATTTAACAAAAATTCCTGGCATACCGGAAATGGCGCTCCCTCTTGGATTATCTCCGGAAGTTCGTATCCTTCCGAATATTGCGGGATTATCTGTGCGAATTGGAGCCAAAATAATCTTACTAACGAGGCAGTCCGCAGAGGTTTCCGTAATTTCTGGAATAATGCCTCTATTTCTACTTCTTCCGGAACAAGATACGTTCAAACGGAATATCTTTGGCAAATCGGAATGACGGCCGCCTATATTAAAGAAAAGTTAAGTTCAGAAGAATTCGATTATATAGTAGGATTGGACCCATTCAATGAGCCTGTGGACGGAGGAATGGAAGGTTTAAACCCTGCACAATGGGACAACCAAAAGCTTTGGCCTTTTTACAGAAAGGTACGCGAAACACTTACACAAAACGGATGGCAGAATAAGCTAGTATTCGCAGAACCATTGGTATTTTGGAACACAAACGCAGGAGTGGTAGCTCCTGCAACCGGTGGCGGGCACTTGACCACTTTGCCAGGAGAAGGGTTTGCGTTCAATTCCCACTTTTATGATGCAGGAAGAATGGGAACAGATCTAACCGGGATAGACAATGCCACATATTTCAAATACCTGGATGAGATCAGAAATGAAGCAAGATTCTTGAATATTCCGTCTTTCTTAAGTGAATTCGGAATGTGGTTAAAAGGTGTGGGAGCGAAAGATACGCCTAGAATGATCAATGCAGTCTACCAAGCTATGGAGATCTCAGATAAGGCTCTGACGATTAAGACAAGGTTCGCAGACTTCTATAATCCAATCGTATCCGGGACCCAATGGCATTGGGATTACTATTACGATAAACATAACGAATATATGAATGGGAACAATTCTAAACTTATTACGAGCAAAGATGCTTGGAATAACGAAGACTTCTCCGTGATCGGAAATTACGGAACAAACTTCAATATGGATTATCATGTGATCCAAAGGGCATATGTAAGAAGAATCCAAGGAAGAGCGATAAGCTCTCACTATAACGCGATTGGATACGATACTTGGAATAATGTATTTGCTTGGGCCGCGATCAAAACGGTCCAGAACGGAGCAAAATACTTCGGAGATAAAAGATTTATTCTAGTAGTTTGGAAAGGACGGAACTCAGATGCTCCAACGGAAATCTATCTACCTCCTCATTTCAATAAAAATGATATAGTTCTAATCACTGAAAAACGTATCTACAACAAACAAATCCCAGGAACATTACTACAAGAACCGAACGAAGCAATCTTAACTGATGATAGAAATCGAGAAAGCGGGTCCGGAAATCTGGCATTAATTTGGGACGATCTTGATCCTGAAGAAGATATGAACGAGAGCATACATTATGCTCTCTTAGTAGACGGATTGGGTACTACGTTTGATATCCAAGCATTACAAACTCTGCAAACAGGTCTGAATATTCGGATCCAAAACGAAAAGAAGAGCCCGATTTACTTTACTGGCAAAATGACTTATGGAGGTTATCCGGCCGAACAGTGA
- a CDS encoding DNA-directed RNA polymerase subunit alpha → MSLKSLLKGFKRPKKIEFTTEANTPNYGKFVAEPFERGFATTIGNSLRRTLMSSIEGAAISALRIEGVNHEFSYIEGVAEDVTRIILNLKQVRIKYEPEDKDQSKVIHLELKGAGYFRAGDLAVDSSIEIMNPDLHIATLNEDANLVLDLEIQRGRGYVPAEDKKKDIEVLGTIPIDSIFSPVQKVIFEISETRVAQRSDYEKLTLEVWTDGSISPEDAVAQAAKILKEHLTVFINFEEELEEEEDELDEADEKLKASLSKHVEELELSVRSLNVLRSLEIDFVGDLVKRSEEEMSKSKHYSEQGLAELKSKLAGLGLSFGMRDF, encoded by the coding sequence GTGTCTCTAAAAAGTTTACTCAAAGGATTTAAACGTCCCAAAAAGATCGAATTTACTACGGAAGCGAATACTCCGAACTACGGAAAATTCGTAGCGGAACCTTTCGAGCGCGGTTTTGCGACCACGATCGGAAACTCTCTTCGTAGAACTCTCATGTCTTCCATCGAGGGCGCGGCAATTTCCGCTCTTCGTATCGAAGGAGTGAACCACGAGTTCTCTTATATCGAAGGAGTCGCTGAAGACGTTACTCGTATCATCCTAAACCTCAAACAAGTTCGTATCAAATACGAGCCTGAGGACAAGGACCAAAGCAAAGTTATCCATTTGGAATTGAAAGGTGCTGGATATTTCAGAGCTGGAGACCTGGCTGTGGATTCCTCCATCGAGATCATGAACCCGGATCTACATATCGCTACTTTAAATGAAGATGCGAACCTTGTATTGGATCTGGAAATCCAAAGAGGAAGAGGATACGTTCCTGCAGAAGATAAGAAAAAGGATATCGAAGTTCTTGGAACTATCCCTATCGACTCTATCTTCTCTCCAGTTCAAAAAGTAATTTTCGAGATTTCAGAGACCCGTGTGGCTCAGAGATCCGATTACGAAAAACTGACTCTGGAAGTTTGGACGGACGGATCCATTTCTCCTGAGGATGCAGTCGCTCAAGCGGCAAAAATCCTAAAGGAACACCTGACGGTATTCATCAACTTCGAAGAAGAATTAGAGGAAGAAGAAGACGAGTTAGACGAAGCGGACGAGAAGTTGAAAGCTTCCCTTTCCAAACACGTAGAAGAACTCGAACTTTCTGTACGTTCCTTGAACGTTCTTCGTAGTCTGGAAATCGACTTCGTTGGAGATCTAGTAAAAAGATCCGAAGAAGAGATGTCCAAATCTAAACATTATAGCGAGCAAGGCCTCGCAGAGCTGAAGTCCAAACTTGCCGGTTTGGGACTTTCGTTCGGAATGAGAGATTTCTAA
- a CDS encoding class II aldolase/adducin family protein, with translation MKAPDSPIDLQKFLPQLVKEGILAKNGCASVKIGKSIWITPKKADLNTLGKKTKNALLEIPLEGNQIFPKDIPDEAAQHLSLYLARPEFSVIFHSTQENVMTCSMAGETVRPYLDDMAQIVGPNAKVVPNSSDEKGLKKIVSAIGRRNAVYLQNSGALCAHKSLDDAHAVCMVLEKASKAFVESRILGGGKPVPWLEAEAIRFVYQRKYSKQAEKNRG, from the coding sequence ATGAAAGCTCCAGACAGTCCGATAGATCTTCAAAAATTTCTCCCTCAATTAGTGAAGGAAGGAATTTTAGCTAAGAACGGATGTGCCAGCGTTAAGATCGGAAAGAGCATTTGGATCACTCCCAAAAAAGCGGATCTAAATACGCTCGGTAAAAAAACAAAGAATGCTCTTCTGGAGATTCCTTTGGAAGGAAATCAGATCTTTCCAAAAGACATTCCTGATGAAGCTGCGCAACATCTTTCTCTTTATTTAGCAAGACCCGAATTCAGCGTTATCTTTCATTCTACCCAGGAGAACGTGATGACCTGTTCTATGGCAGGAGAAACTGTTCGCCCTTACTTGGATGATATGGCTCAAATTGTAGGACCTAACGCAAAAGTAGTGCCTAACTCAAGCGACGAGAAAGGTCTGAAAAAAATTGTCTCGGCCATAGGAAGAAGAAACGCAGTATACCTTCAAAACTCCGGAGCATTATGCGCTCATAAAAGTTTAGATGATGCTCATGCAGTCTGTATGGTTTTGGAAAAAGCAAGCAAAGCCTTTGTAGAATCTCGAATTCTAGGCGGGGGGAAACCGGTTCCTTGGCTAGAAGCGGAAGCAATTCGATTTGTTTATCAAAGAAAATATTCTAAGCAAGCAGAGAAGAACCGAGGATAG
- a CDS encoding PP2C family protein-serine/threonine phosphatase, which yields MEEKKELITERIIASGPLTINRIRFGLAGLFLLSLAAAWTQSSAVQNAAYLIGTGSMLGYAYYNHYCNKKYGKIPSMVGKVSVLADITILSVVMFVASWTDRNMASGVIRQIILYAINMIFIVYSVLLLSPTVAKLSGIFSVVGQGLVILNTIFRGVEFTEDELKVISPGYASISEQSLKLVFLAVVSYITRSVILIFRRIGAVEEEYANTLEQKVDERTMEVTKRMEEIQALKVQQDGDYYLTSLLSKPLMTNWNTSQDVSTIFYIEQKKKFTFKNRESELGGDICISGNLLFGTEKEKWTFFLNGDAMGKSLQGAGGAIVLGTAVNNILTRSASHGKVIEADPQTWMLQTHRELDEIFRTFDGTMMASAIFGLIHDKTGKILILNAEHPWPVLFRDDRSSFLAPELSAWKLGSPFGANIKIHESYLQPGDVLFLGSDGRDDINISLDGINWKMNEDEHLFVRIVEDSKGDLDMIAGKLHGVGAIADDLSLIRIGYKELIDPEHPKYNEAVAKYNQAKQHLTKKEVPIALELLELSWNLAPNFKESARLIGQIYYDKKEFSKASKWLERYLNLDPESRNIWFLLSLCYKHLKEFQRAADAAEKVRETQPHRLANLINLSDNYRLLNKFEDARSVLEKAKELDGESALVGKLDEYLKSKGF from the coding sequence ATGGAAGAAAAAAAGGAACTCATCACGGAGAGAATTATAGCCTCCGGTCCACTGACGATCAACCGGATCCGATTCGGTTTAGCGGGGTTATTCCTGCTATCCCTCGCTGCCGCTTGGACTCAGAGCTCTGCAGTTCAAAATGCAGCGTATCTGATCGGTACAGGCTCAATGCTTGGTTACGCCTATTATAATCATTATTGCAATAAGAAATATGGAAAAATACCGTCTATGGTCGGCAAGGTTTCCGTACTCGCCGACATCACAATTTTATCCGTAGTCATGTTCGTTGCCTCCTGGACAGACAGGAATATGGCATCCGGAGTGATCCGCCAGATCATTCTATACGCGATCAATATGATCTTCATAGTGTATTCAGTATTATTATTATCACCTACAGTCGCAAAACTTTCAGGAATTTTCAGCGTAGTTGGACAAGGACTCGTGATCCTAAATACGATCTTCAGAGGAGTTGAATTCACTGAAGACGAACTCAAAGTTATTTCTCCAGGATATGCATCTATTTCAGAACAATCCTTAAAGTTAGTATTTTTAGCAGTAGTATCCTATATCACCCGAAGTGTAATCCTGATCTTCCGCAGGATTGGCGCGGTGGAAGAAGAATACGCAAACACTTTAGAGCAAAAAGTCGACGAAAGAACGATGGAAGTCACAAAGAGAATGGAGGAAATCCAAGCTCTGAAGGTCCAACAGGATGGAGATTATTATCTCACTTCTCTCTTGAGTAAACCACTCATGACAAACTGGAATACTTCCCAAGATGTGAGCACTATCTTCTATATAGAACAAAAGAAGAAGTTCACGTTCAAGAACAGAGAGTCCGAGCTAGGCGGAGATATTTGTATCAGCGGAAATCTTCTATTCGGAACCGAGAAGGAAAAATGGACCTTCTTCTTAAACGGGGACGCGATGGGAAAATCTCTTCAAGGTGCGGGAGGAGCGATCGTCCTTGGAACTGCAGTAAACAATATTCTCACTCGTTCCGCAAGCCATGGAAAGGTCATCGAGGCTGATCCACAGACCTGGATGTTACAAACTCACCGAGAACTGGACGAAATATTCAGAACATTCGACGGAACTATGATGGCTTCCGCAATATTCGGATTGATCCATGATAAAACAGGAAAGATACTAATATTGAATGCAGAACATCCTTGGCCTGTGTTGTTCAGAGACGATAGATCCTCTTTTCTGGCTCCTGAACTTTCTGCATGGAAATTAGGATCTCCATTCGGAGCGAATATTAAAATTCATGAATCTTATCTGCAACCTGGAGACGTTCTATTCTTAGGTTCGGACGGAAGAGACGATATCAATATCAGTTTAGATGGAATTAACTGGAAGATGAACGAGGACGAACACTTGTTTGTTCGTATTGTAGAAGATTCCAAGGGAGATCTGGACATGATTGCAGGGAAATTGCACGGAGTAGGCGCAATTGCAGACGATCTTTCTCTCATACGTATAGGTTATAAAGAACTGATAGACCCAGAACATCCTAAATATAACGAAGCAGTAGCAAAGTACAACCAAGCGAAACAACATTTAACGAAAAAAGAAGTACCAATAGCCTTAGAACTTCTCGAATTATCTTGGAACTTAGCTCCAAATTTTAAAGAATCCGCAAGACTGATCGGACAGATCTATTACGATAAAAAAGAATTCTCTAAAGCCTCCAAGTGGTTAGAACGTTATCTAAACTTAGATCCGGAATCCCGTAATATTTGGTTCTTATTATCCTTATGTTATAAACATCTGAAGGAATTCCAACGTGCGGCTGACGCTGCGGAGAAGGTTCGGGAAACTCAACCTCACCGTCTAGCCAACCTGATCAATCTTTCAGACAATTATAGACTTTTGAATAAATTTGAAGACGCAAGATCCGTGCTAGAAAAAGCAAAAGAGTTAGATGGAGAAAGTGCGCTTGTAGGGAAACTGGACGAGTATCTGAAATCGAAAGGATTCTGA
- the rplQ gene encoding 50S ribosomal protein L17: MNKRNKVKHLNREKGHRDALINNMITSLFKYERIESTQAKLKVVRSHAEKIITRAKRNLATDIAPAVALHNKREVLKRIKDRNIVTKLFEDIAVRYASTNGGYTRILKMINRASDNSEVGILELTNRKDRSSLIKEIKDKREAISETKKEKAAAPAPAKKEKAPKKEAAPKAKLVKKLAAPKKAVKKAAPKKKKK; encoded by the coding sequence ATGAACAAAAGAAATAAAGTAAAACATCTCAACCGCGAGAAAGGTCATAGAGACGCTCTGATCAATAACATGATCACCAGTCTTTTCAAATACGAGAGAATCGAATCCACTCAAGCAAAACTGAAAGTGGTTCGTTCTCACGCAGAGAAGATCATCACCAGAGCGAAAAGAAATCTAGCGACTGATATCGCTCCTGCGGTTGCACTTCACAACAAACGTGAAGTTCTAAAAAGAATAAAGGACCGTAATATCGTTACGAAACTTTTCGAAGATATCGCAGTTCGTTATGCAAGCACTAACGGCGGATACACTAGGATCCTGAAAATGATCAATAGAGCTTCAGACAATTCCGAAGTAGGAATTTTAGAACTCACTAACAGAAAGGATCGCTCCTCCCTTATCAAAGAGATCAAAGATAAGAGAGAAGCTATTTCCGAGACTAAAAAAGAGAAAGCGGCAGCTCCTGCTCCGGCTAAAAAGGAAAAAGCTCCTAAAAAAGAAGCTGCTCCTAAAGCTAAACTGGTTAAGAAGCTTGCAGCTCCGAAAAAAGCGGTTAAGAAAGCCGCTCCTAAGAAGAAGAAAAAATAA
- the rpmJ gene encoding 50S ribosomal protein L36 — protein sequence MKVRTSVKKICTSCKVIRRKGVIRVICTNPKHKQRQA from the coding sequence ATGAAAGTAAGAACTTCCGTAAAAAAAATCTGCACTAGCTGCAAAGTTATCAGAAGAAAAGGTGTGATCAGAGTGATTTGCACCAACCCTAAACACAAGCAAAGGCAAGCATAA